A window of Mucilaginibacter paludis DSM 18603 contains these coding sequences:
- the dcd gene encoding dCTP deaminase, whose product MILSDKRILEEIEKGNIIIEPFNREKLGTNSYDVHLGKYLANYKSRVLDAKEHNEIEHFEIPKTGFVLQPGTLYLGVTVEYTETHAHVPFLEGKSSTGRLGIDIHATAGKGDVGFCNTWTLEISATQPVRIYAGMPIGQLIYFVVEGDIETLYNTKSNAKYNNPTTRPVESMMWKNKF is encoded by the coding sequence ATGATTTTATCGGATAAACGTATTTTAGAGGAGATAGAGAAGGGCAATATTATCATCGAACCATTCAATCGCGAAAAGCTGGGTACCAACTCTTATGATGTCCATTTAGGCAAATACCTGGCTAATTATAAAAGCCGGGTTCTGGATGCTAAAGAGCATAACGAAATAGAACATTTTGAAATCCCCAAAACCGGATTTGTGCTGCAGCCCGGCACACTTTACCTGGGGGTAACCGTGGAGTATACCGAAACGCATGCCCATGTGCCGTTTTTAGAAGGTAAATCAAGCACAGGTCGTTTAGGTATTGATATCCACGCTACCGCCGGCAAAGGCGATGTAGGTTTTTGCAATACCTGGACGTTAGAAATATCTGCCACCCAACCGGTAAGGATATACGCCGGGATGCCCATTGGCCAATTGATTTATTTTGTAGTTGAAGGCGACATTGAAACCCTATACAATACCAAAAGCAACGCCAAATACAATAACCCCACAACGCGGCCGGTTGAAAGTATGATGTGGAAGAATAAGTTTTAG
- the dxs gene encoding 1-deoxy-D-xylulose-5-phosphate synthase — MKVSAGNLLQQINYPSDLKQLKEEDLKQLSQELRQYIIDVVSVNGGHFGASLGVVELTVALHYVLNTPYDQLIWDVGHQAYGHKILTGRREIFDTNRVHGGISGFPKRAESEYDSFGVGHSSTSISAALGMAVASQYKGETDRQHVAVIGDGSMGAGLAFEALNHAGIENSNLLVILNDNNMSIDPNVGALKEYLTDISTSKQYNRFRDDIAKMLSKISSIGPDAFKMAQKIEKSIKGTLLKKSNFFEALKFRYFGPIDGHDVEHLVKVLQDLRDIPGPKLLHCVTVKGKGYALAEKDQTKWHAPGLFDKITGEIKKTVYDKPQPPKYQDVFGHTIIELAEKNPKIMGITPAMPSGCSLNLMMKAMPKRAFDVGIAEQHAVTFSAGLATQGLVPFCNIYSSFMQRAYDQVIHDVAIQKLNVVFCLDRAGLAGADGPTHHGAYDLAYMRCIPNMIVSAPMNEEELRNLMFTAQQDNMGPFVIRYPRGNGVMVDWQRPMKALPVGKGRKICDGEDVAILSIGAIGNEVVKAFTELNSEGYHPAHYDMRFVKPLDEALLHEVFTQFDKVITVEDGCLQGGMGSAVVEFMSDHNYRARVIRLGIPDQIIEHGEQPELWAECGYNAHSIAAQVRNIAVKRTTQTIAS; from the coding sequence ATGAAAGTATCTGCGGGAAATTTACTGCAACAAATAAACTATCCTTCTGATTTAAAACAACTTAAGGAAGAAGATTTAAAGCAACTTAGTCAGGAGCTACGCCAGTATATTATTGACGTAGTTTCGGTGAATGGCGGGCACTTTGGTGCAAGTTTAGGCGTTGTTGAATTAACCGTTGCGCTCCATTATGTTTTAAACACTCCCTACGACCAATTAATTTGGGATGTGGGGCACCAGGCCTATGGCCATAAAATACTAACCGGGCGGCGCGAAATTTTTGATACCAACCGTGTTCACGGCGGGATAAGCGGTTTCCCTAAGCGTGCTGAAAGCGAGTATGACAGTTTTGGCGTAGGCCATTCGTCAACATCCATATCGGCCGCCTTAGGCATGGCCGTGGCATCACAATACAAGGGCGAGACCGATCGGCAGCACGTTGCCGTAATTGGCGATGGCTCGATGGGCGCGGGCTTAGCTTTTGAAGCGCTGAACCATGCCGGTATTGAAAACTCAAACCTACTGGTGATCTTAAACGACAATAACATGTCGATAGACCCCAATGTGGGGGCACTTAAAGAATATTTAACCGATATATCTACCTCAAAACAATATAACCGTTTCAGGGACGATATAGCCAAAATGCTCTCCAAGATCTCGTCGATAGGCCCTGATGCCTTTAAAATGGCGCAGAAGATTGAGAAAAGCATTAAAGGTACCTTACTTAAAAAGAGTAATTTTTTTGAAGCCCTTAAATTCAGATACTTTGGGCCGATAGACGGGCACGATGTTGAACACCTGGTAAAGGTGCTGCAGGATCTGCGCGATATTCCGGGGCCTAAACTGCTGCATTGCGTAACCGTAAAAGGCAAGGGCTATGCCTTAGCCGAAAAGGACCAAACCAAGTGGCATGCGCCGGGTTTGTTTGACAAAATTACCGGCGAAATTAAAAAGACGGTTTATGACAAACCGCAACCTCCAAAATACCAGGATGTTTTTGGCCATACCATTATTGAGTTGGCCGAAAAGAATCCTAAAATTATGGGCATCACACCTGCCATGCCAAGCGGGTGCTCGTTAAATTTAATGATGAAAGCCATGCCCAAGCGTGCTTTTGACGTTGGCATTGCCGAGCAGCATGCGGTAACATTTTCTGCCGGGCTTGCTACCCAGGGATTGGTACCTTTTTGCAATATCTATTCGAGTTTTATGCAACGCGCATACGACCAGGTGATACATGATGTAGCGATACAGAAACTGAATGTTGTTTTTTGCCTGGACAGGGCCGGTTTAGCCGGTGCCGACGGCCCAACCCATCATGGCGCTTACGATCTGGCTTATATGCGCTGCATACCGAACATGATCGTGTCCGCCCCGATGAACGAGGAAGAACTGCGCAACCTGATGTTTACCGCCCAGCAGGATAATATGGGGCCATTCGTGATCAGGTATCCTCGTGGTAATGGTGTGATGGTTGACTGGCAGCGGCCTATGAAAGCCCTTCCGGTAGGAAAAGGCCGTAAAATTTGTGATGGCGAGGATGTAGCCATACTTTCTATTGGCGCCATAGGCAACGAGGTTGTCAAAGCCTTTACCGAATTAAACTCCGAAGGTTATCACCCGGCACATTACGACATGCGCTTTGTAAAACCTTTAGATGAAGCTTTGCTTCACGAGGTATTTACGCAATTTGATAAGGTGATTACGGTAGAAGATGGTTGCCTGCAAGGCGGCATGGGTAGCGCCGTTGTTGAATTTATGAGTGATCATAATTACAGGGCCAGGGTGATTCGCCTGGGTATTCCGGATCAAATTATCGAACATGGTGAACAGCCCGAACTTTGGGCCGAGTGCGGTTACAACGCACATAGCATTGCAGCCCAGGTTAGAAATATAGCTGTAAAAAGAACGACGCAAACCATAGCATCGTAA
- a CDS encoding 4'-phosphopantetheinyl transferase family protein, with the protein MAIAFRMQVDDDTEFALWKIEEGADELYNQLQLNGREKAYIESLGNGKRHLHWLGTRVLLRTMLHTDEYIDCQVDEHGKPYLVNMPYHISLSHSFDYAAVMLSKTKAVGIDIELISHKVERIAHKFLNEQELALIEPEHKIEQLYICWCAKEAVYKCNGRKVISFLDHIRLDIADWDTPGSIKANIEKGDIKLNFDVNYMPFGDYMIGYVKAKQ; encoded by the coding sequence ATGGCTATTGCGTTCAGAATGCAGGTTGATGACGATACCGAGTTCGCTCTTTGGAAAATTGAAGAGGGAGCGGATGAACTGTATAATCAACTCCAGTTAAACGGCAGGGAAAAAGCTTACATTGAATCGTTAGGGAATGGCAAGCGCCATTTACACTGGTTAGGCACCCGGGTATTACTGCGTACCATGTTACATACCGATGAGTATATTGATTGCCAGGTTGATGAGCATGGCAAACCCTACCTGGTGAATATGCCCTACCATATCTCGCTAAGCCACTCGTTTGATTACGCCGCCGTTATGCTAAGCAAAACCAAGGCTGTTGGTATTGATATTGAGTTGATCAGCCACAAAGTAGAGCGGATAGCCCACAAATTTTTAAACGAACAGGAACTCGCCCTCATTGAGCCCGAACACAAAATAGAACAGCTTTACATTTGCTGGTGCGCCAAAGAAGCGGTGTACAAATGTAACGGACGCAAGGTGATTTCTTTTTTAGACCATATCCGGCTGGATATAGCAGATTGGGATACGCCGGGTTCCATTAAGGCAAATATTGAGAAAGGCGATATCAAACTCAATTTTGATGTAAACTATATGCCTTTTGGCGATTATATGATTGGTTATGTTAAGGCTAAACAATGA
- the lipB gene encoding lipoyl(octanoyl) transferase LipB encodes MKNKQVIFTDWGLTDYKQAWEKQEELLAGTVKLKTEIRNQETELPGSTAELKTPNYLVFCEHPHVYTLGKSGHAENLLLDEKGLAEKHATYYTINRGGDITYHGPGQIVAYPILDLDNFFTDIHLYLRTLEEAVILTMADYGLKGERYPGYTGVWLDADIPERARKICAMGVRCSRWVTMHGLAFNVNTDLAYFKNIVPCGIDDKAVTSLQAELGKEININDVKKTLLHHISVLFEMDVV; translated from the coding sequence ATGAAGAATAAACAAGTAATATTTACCGACTGGGGGCTAACAGATTATAAACAAGCCTGGGAAAAACAGGAAGAGCTATTAGCCGGAACGGTTAAACTGAAAACAGAAATAAGAAACCAGGAAACTGAACTACCCGGCAGTACCGCAGAATTAAAAACGCCCAACTACCTTGTTTTTTGCGAACACCCTCATGTTTATACTTTAGGCAAAAGCGGCCACGCGGAAAATTTATTATTGGACGAAAAAGGCCTGGCCGAAAAACACGCCACTTATTATACGATAAACCGCGGCGGCGATATTACCTATCATGGGCCGGGGCAAATTGTAGCCTATCCTATTTTAGACCTGGATAATTTTTTCACCGATATCCACCTATACCTGCGCACGCTCGAGGAAGCCGTTATTTTAACCATGGCCGATTACGGTTTAAAGGGAGAACGATATCCGGGCTATACAGGCGTTTGGCTGGATGCCGACATCCCCGAAAGGGCCCGTAAAATATGCGCTATGGGCGTACGCTGCAGCCGTTGGGTCACCATGCACGGGTTGGCCTTTAATGTAAATACCGATCTGGCTTATTTTAAAAACATTGTGCCCTGCGGTATTGATGATAAAGCGGTAACATCCCTACAGGCCGAATTGGGTAAAGAAATAAATATTAACGACGTAAAAAAAACCTTACTACACCATATTTCCGTATTGTTTGAAATGGATGTGGTATGA
- a CDS encoding segregation and condensation protein A: MVEENFEIHLPQFEGPFDLLLFFIERDELDIHEISISRITDDFLNYIHQMNSLNMELASEFIFVAATLMRIKAKMLLPRYELDEEGNEVDLKQDLIRKLIEYKKFKLVCEELKPMEEQRLMQEKRGAIHLDMEAVAGLAAPGEELESFDLYKLMNVYHRVINRYRSRSQEVKHTVVQYPYTIEQQKKAIGALLDINKRLDFGQLAKNSENRVHFVYNFLAVLEMLQQELVDIQIGLGYNNFWISAKI; this comes from the coding sequence ATGGTTGAAGAAAATTTTGAAATTCATTTGCCACAGTTTGAGGGTCCGTTTGATTTGCTGCTGTTTTTTATTGAGCGGGATGAACTGGACATTCACGAGATTTCAATATCCCGCATTACCGATGATTTTTTGAATTATATTCACCAGATGAACAGCCTCAATATGGAGCTGGCCAGCGAGTTTATTTTTGTTGCCGCAACCCTGATGCGTATTAAAGCTAAAATGTTGCTGCCGCGATATGAACTTGACGAAGAGGGCAACGAGGTTGACCTGAAGCAGGACCTGATCAGGAAGCTGATAGAGTACAAAAAATTTAAGCTGGTTTGCGAGGAGCTGAAGCCAATGGAAGAGCAACGCCTGATGCAGGAGAAGCGGGGCGCTATCCACCTGGATATGGAAGCCGTTGCTGGTTTGGCGGCCCCCGGCGAAGAGTTGGAGAGTTTTGACTTGTATAAGTTAATGAACGTTTACCACCGCGTAATTAACCGTTACCGCAGCCGGAGCCAGGAGGTAAAACATACCGTTGTGCAATACCCTTACACCATTGAGCAACAGAAAAAAGCTATTGGCGCATTGCTTGATATTAATAAAAGGCTTGATTTTGGCCAATTAGCCAAAAACTCGGAAAATAGGGTGCATTTTGTTTATAATTTTTTAGCCGTACTGGAGATGCTGCAACAGGAACTGGTAGATATTCAGATCGGTTTAGGATACAATAATTTTTGGATATCCGCTAAAATTTAA
- a CDS encoding SGNH/GDSL hydrolase family protein produces the protein MKTYLWLLMSLAAFTSGAKKTTKMQTENLASVIKPEPQAHYTYLALGDSYTIGEAVKQSESFPYQLKNKLAKQGINIAAPDVIAVTGWTTGDLKEGIAQAHISQKYNLVTLLIGVNNQYRGYSQSEYHTEFVQLLNTAIAFAGGDKHKVFVLSIPDYSVTPFAQNSDKSRIATEIDQFNAINQHESIKAGVNYLAITDISRRATHDAALVASDGLHPSAKMYSEWVERLAPMVAEKLK, from the coding sequence ATGAAAACTTACTTGTGGCTATTGATGAGCCTGGCAGCTTTTACAAGCGGTGCTAAAAAAACAACAAAAATGCAAACTGAAAACCTGGCTTCGGTTATAAAACCGGAGCCCCAAGCCCATTATACTTACCTCGCCCTGGGCGATTCTTATACCATTGGCGAAGCGGTTAAGCAATCGGAGTCGTTCCCCTACCAGTTAAAAAACAAGCTGGCTAAACAAGGTATTAACATTGCAGCTCCTGATGTTATTGCCGTTACCGGATGGACCACAGGCGACCTGAAGGAAGGCATAGCTCAGGCACATATCAGCCAAAAATATAATTTGGTTACCTTGCTTATCGGCGTTAACAACCAATACAGGGGCTACAGCCAAAGCGAATACCATACCGAATTTGTACAGTTATTAAACACCGCTATAGCTTTTGCCGGTGGCGATAAGCACAAAGTGTTTGTACTCTCTATTCCTGATTACAGCGTAACACCTTTTGCACAAAACTCCGATAAAAGCAGGATAGCTACCGAGATTGATCAGTTTAACGCAATTAACCAGCATGAAAGCATTAAAGCCGGAGTGAATTATTTAGCTATTACCGATATATCGCGCCGGGCCACTCATGATGCTGCATTGGTGGCCTCTGATGGCTTGCATCCTTCCGCTAAAATGTATAGCGAATGGGTTGAGCGGCTTGCGCCGATGGTGGCTGAAAAGCTAAAATAA
- a CDS encoding serine hydroxymethyltransferase gives MKRDKLIFNLLAEEQERQEEGLELIASENFVSKQVMEAAGSVATNKYAEGLPGKRYYGGCEVVDEIETIAIERAKQLFNAVWANVQPHSGAQANAAVMLACLQPGDKILGFDLSHGGHLTHGSPVNFSGKLYKPFFYGVVKETGLIDYDQLRKTALAEKPKMIICGASAYSRDWDYAFIRKVADEVGALVLADISHPAGLIARGLLTDPLPHCHIVTTTTHKTLRGPRGGMILLGQDFENPWGLKTPKGELRMMSALLDSAVFPGTQGGPLEHIIAAKAVAFGEALTDSYMKYILQVKKNATAMADAFTKLGYNIVSGGTDNHLILLDLRNKNISGKDAENALVKADITVNKNMVPFDDKSPFVTSGIRVGTAAITTRGLKEKEMEKIVELIDSVIIDHENEHNIKKVRKKVNELVEKFPLYK, from the coding sequence ATGAAAAGAGATAAACTAATTTTTAATTTACTTGCTGAAGAACAAGAACGCCAGGAAGAAGGTTTGGAGCTTATCGCTTCAGAAAACTTTGTTAGTAAACAAGTAATGGAAGCTGCAGGCTCTGTGGCAACCAATAAATATGCCGAGGGATTACCCGGAAAACGCTATTACGGTGGCTGCGAAGTGGTTGATGAAATTGAAACTATAGCCATTGAGCGTGCTAAGCAATTGTTTAACGCTGTTTGGGCCAATGTGCAGCCACACTCTGGCGCACAGGCAAACGCTGCGGTAATGCTGGCCTGTTTACAACCTGGCGATAAAATATTAGGATTTGATCTCTCGCACGGTGGTCACTTAACCCATGGCTCGCCCGTAAACTTTTCGGGTAAGTTATACAAGCCGTTTTTTTACGGAGTGGTAAAAGAAACCGGCTTAATTGATTATGACCAGTTAAGAAAAACAGCGCTGGCCGAAAAACCGAAGATGATTATCTGCGGAGCTTCAGCATACTCGCGCGATTGGGATTATGCGTTTATCCGCAAGGTTGCCGATGAGGTTGGCGCCCTGGTATTAGCCGATATTTCTCACCCTGCCGGTTTAATAGCCCGTGGTTTATTGACCGATCCGCTTCCGCATTGCCATATCGTTACAACAACCACCCACAAAACTTTACGCGGCCCACGCGGCGGCATGATTTTGTTAGGCCAGGATTTTGAAAACCCCTGGGGATTAAAAACCCCTAAAGGCGAGTTGAGAATGATGTCGGCCTTGTTGGATTCGGCCGTATTCCCTGGTACACAGGGTGGTCCGTTGGAGCACATCATCGCTGCAAAGGCGGTAGCCTTTGGCGAAGCGTTAACCGATAGCTATATGAAATATATATTGCAGGTTAAAAAGAATGCTACAGCCATGGCGGATGCATTTACCAAACTGGGGTATAACATCGTTTCGGGTGGAACCGATAACCACTTGATCCTGCTTGATCTGCGTAACAAAAATATCTCGGGTAAGGATGCCGAAAACGCTTTAGTGAAGGCCGATATCACCGTAAACAAAAATATGGTTCCTTTTGATGATAAGTCGCCTTTTGTAACATCGGGTATCAGGGTTGGTACTGCCGCTATTACAACCCGTGGTTTAAAAGAAAAAGAGATGGAAAAAATTGTAGAATTGATAGATTCTGTAATTATCGATCACGAAAACGAACATAACATTAAAAAAGTACGTAAAAAGGTTAACGAGTTAGTGGAAAAATTTCCATTATATAAGTAA
- a CDS encoding TonB-dependent receptor plug domain-containing protein: MKTKKLLIAILLFGSIAGLTGFAKFDDDIIKRIATQLEKWTSDNPQEKVYLYLDKPYYAVGDNIWFKAYITVGAKHQLSALSGILNVELINDKDSIKKALKLPISSGLAWGDFKLADSLAEGNYRIRAYTNWMRNASDDYFFDKTIQVGNSISNKVFTKADYGYATQNNQQKVNATVNYSDADAKPFAGKNVSYEVQLDFRSIAKGKGVTDNAGNISFSFLNNMPTLLKSGKIVTHIKLDDKETITKVLPVKATSAKVDVQFFPEGGNLVNGVRERVAFKAVGADGLGVDVKGTIVDNENNEVAKIESEHLGMGLFMFVPQAGKTYSAKVTYPDGSGGVFSLPQATDRGFVLNVYNNTDDPEVTVKISLSQTTLIESANADINIVAQQGGNILYAAKTKLESLVSTTKIAKSRFPSGIVQFTLFSSKGEPLNERIIFIQNPDQLNLSLSTDKPTYAPREKVKLNLEAKSQDKPVLGSFSVAVIDETKVPVDENEESTILSNILLTSDIKGYIEKPNYYFANVSDKTKKDLDILMLTQGYRRFLWKQIMADNFPPLAFQPEKTLDITGHLKTLGGKAVPHGKVSLFTTSGGVFYLDTVTDEQGKFAFKNLIFTDSIRFVIQARTVKDRRNVQIDLDNIAPQVVSRSKNSGDIVVNINSKMAAYLQNSKKQYDDFLKYGIVTKATILKEVSISEKKQPLKNSSNLNGAGNADQVIKSDQLSSCSTLSQCLLGRINFVNFRNGMAYSTRSPNTPMLIVVDGVAMEPDFLDQLSPTDVESVEVLRTIANTAIYGSRAGGGVLVITTKRGEPNYSYQRYSPGIITYSPLGYYRARQFYSPQYDDPKTNARVADLRTTIFWKPNVLTDKNGNASVGFFNADSPGTYRAVVEGIDGEGNIGRKIYRYKVQ, encoded by the coding sequence ATGAAAACGAAGAAGTTACTGATTGCCATTTTATTGTTTGGGAGTATTGCCGGGTTAACAGGCTTTGCGAAATTTGACGATGATATCATCAAAAGAATTGCAACGCAATTAGAAAAATGGACTTCCGATAATCCGCAGGAGAAGGTTTACCTGTACCTGGATAAGCCCTACTACGCCGTTGGCGACAATATCTGGTTTAAGGCCTATATAACCGTAGGAGCTAAGCACCAGTTATCAGCCCTTAGCGGGATACTGAACGTTGAGCTGATTAACGATAAAGACTCCATAAAAAAAGCGCTCAAATTACCCATCAGTTCGGGCTTAGCCTGGGGCGATTTTAAACTGGCAGATTCGTTAGCCGAAGGTAATTATCGCATCCGCGCCTATACCAACTGGATGCGCAACGCAAGCGACGATTACTTTTTTGATAAAACCATACAGGTGGGCAACTCCATCAGCAATAAGGTTTTTACCAAGGCCGATTACGGCTATGCTACACAAAATAATCAGCAAAAAGTAAATGCAACGGTTAACTATAGCGATGCCGATGCAAAACCTTTTGCAGGCAAGAACGTAAGTTACGAAGTGCAACTCGATTTCAGATCGATAGCCAAAGGTAAAGGCGTTACCGATAATGCAGGCAACATCAGCTTTTCGTTTTTAAATAATATGCCAACCTTGCTTAAAAGCGGCAAGATAGTAACCCATATTAAGTTAGACGATAAGGAAACCATCACCAAAGTTTTGCCGGTTAAAGCTACATCTGCTAAAGTAGATGTGCAGTTTTTTCCCGAAGGCGGAAACCTGGTGAATGGCGTCAGGGAGCGGGTAGCTTTTAAGGCAGTAGGGGCCGATGGGCTTGGCGTGGATGTTAAAGGCACCATAGTAGACAATGAAAATAACGAAGTGGCAAAAATAGAGAGCGAGCATTTGGGTATGGGCCTATTTATGTTTGTTCCGCAAGCAGGTAAAACCTATTCTGCCAAGGTTACTTATCCGGATGGCAGTGGGGGCGTGTTTAGTTTACCCCAGGCTACAGATCGTGGCTTTGTATTGAATGTTTACAATAACACTGATGATCCTGAGGTTACGGTAAAGATATCTTTAAGTCAGACTACGTTGATTGAAAGCGCCAATGCCGACATCAACATTGTGGCGCAACAGGGCGGAAATATCCTATATGCGGCTAAAACCAAACTGGAATCGCTGGTATCTACAACCAAAATTGCTAAAAGTCGTTTTCCGTCGGGTATCGTACAATTTACATTATTCTCGTCAAAAGGCGAACCGCTAAACGAACGGATCATCTTTATCCAAAATCCCGATCAGCTCAACCTGTCTTTAAGCACAGACAAGCCAACTTATGCGCCGCGCGAAAAAGTGAAATTAAACCTGGAAGCCAAAAGCCAGGACAAGCCTGTATTGGGCAGCTTTTCGGTAGCGGTTATTGACGAAACCAAGGTGCCCGTTGATGAGAATGAGGAGAGTACGATATTATCCAATATCCTGCTGACATCGGATATTAAGGGTTATATCGAAAAACCTAATTATTACTTCGCCAACGTTAGTGATAAAACAAAAAAAGACCTGGACATTTTGATGCTTACCCAGGGTTATCGCCGCTTTTTATGGAAGCAAATTATGGCCGATAATTTTCCGCCGCTTGCCTTTCAACCCGAAAAAACATTAGACATTACAGGGCATTTAAAAACCTTAGGTGGTAAAGCCGTTCCGCACGGAAAAGTATCGCTGTTCACTACAAGCGGAGGCGTATTTTACTTAGACACCGTAACTGATGAGCAGGGAAAATTTGCTTTTAAAAACTTGATTTTTACCGACAGTATACGCTTTGTGATACAGGCACGAACAGTGAAAGACCGGAGGAATGTCCAAATAGACTTGGATAATATTGCACCACAGGTAGTTAGCAGAAGCAAAAACTCGGGCGATATTGTGGTGAATATCAATAGCAAGATGGCAGCATACCTGCAGAATAGTAAAAAGCAATACGACGATTTTTTAAAGTATGGCATTGTTACCAAGGCTACCATATTAAAGGAGGTAAGTATATCCGAAAAAAAACAACCGCTTAAAAATTCAAGTAATTTAAACGGTGCCGGTAACGCCGACCAGGTGATTAAAAGCGACCAGCTTTCGTCCTGCTCCACCCTGTCGCAATGTTTATTGGGCCGCATTAATTTTGTAAACTTCAGAAACGGCATGGCCTATTCTACCCGCAGCCCCAATACACCCATGCTTATTGTGGTTGACGGTGTGGCCATGGAACCCGACTTTTTAGATCAGCTTAGCCCTACCGATGTTGAAAGCGTTGAGGTGTTAAGAACGATAGCTAACACAGCGATATACGGATCAAGAGCAGGTGGCGGTGTATTGGTAATAACCACCAAGCGCGGCGAGCCTAATTACAGTTACCAGCGCTATTCGCCGGGTATCATCACTTATAGCCCATTGGGCTATTATAGGGCCAGGCAGTTTTACTCGCCGCAGTATGATGATCCTAAAACCAACGCGCGTGTTGCCGATTTGCGTACCACCATATTTTGGAAACCCAATGTACTTACCGATAAAAATGGTAATGCCAGCGTTGGCTTTTTTAATGCCGATAGCCCCGGCACCTATAGGGCCGTAGTTGAAGGGATTGATGGCGAGGGTAACATTGGCCGGAAGATTTACCGGTATAAAGTGCAGTAA